A single window of Nocardioides kongjuensis DNA harbors:
- a CDS encoding alpha/beta fold hydrolase, which yields MTDLTHDSTRRELATDAGVLRYHEAGDGPPLLLLHGSGPGVTGWRNFGDNLAAFAPHFRCLVLELPGFGVSDTTDQHPMVAALPAVQRFLDGLGLDRVDVIGNSMGGGVATRLAISQPDRVRRLVTVGGVGRNIFSPAPGEGINLLVEFVENPNRENLVAWLRSMVFDQAMVTEELIEQRWAQATEPETLEVARRMYGRSAISAAFAGAGSSAQATPGWAQFDQIKARTLLTWGRDDRVSPLDMMLIPMRTIPDVEVHVFANCGHWAMIEQKRAWERTVLAFLTEQDEGGAR from the coding sequence GTGACCGACCTGACCCACGATTCCACGCGACGCGAGCTGGCCACGGACGCCGGCGTGCTGCGCTACCACGAGGCCGGAGACGGCCCCCCGCTGCTCCTGCTGCACGGGTCGGGCCCCGGCGTCACCGGGTGGCGCAACTTCGGCGACAACCTCGCTGCGTTCGCGCCCCACTTCCGGTGCCTGGTGCTGGAGCTGCCGGGCTTCGGCGTCAGCGACACCACCGACCAGCACCCGATGGTGGCCGCGCTTCCGGCCGTGCAGCGCTTCCTCGACGGGCTCGGCCTCGACCGGGTCGACGTCATCGGGAACTCGATGGGCGGCGGTGTCGCGACCCGGCTCGCGATCAGCCAGCCGGACCGGGTACGACGACTGGTCACCGTCGGTGGCGTCGGCCGCAACATCTTCAGCCCCGCCCCCGGCGAGGGCATCAACCTGCTGGTCGAGTTCGTCGAGAACCCGAACCGCGAGAACCTCGTCGCCTGGTTGCGCTCGATGGTCTTCGACCAGGCCATGGTCACCGAGGAGCTGATCGAGCAGCGATGGGCCCAGGCCACCGAGCCGGAGACCCTCGAGGTCGCGCGCCGGATGTACGGCCGATCCGCCATCTCCGCTGCCTTCGCCGGTGCCGGCAGCTCGGCCCAGGCGACGCCCGGCTGGGCGCAGTTCGACCAGATCAAGGCGCGCACCCTGCTCACCTGGGGCCGCGACGACCGGGTCAGCCCGCTCGACATGATGCTGATCCCGATGCGGACGATCCCCGACGTCGAGGTGCACGTGTTCGCCAACTGCGGCCACTGGGCGATGATCGAGCAGAAGCGCGCCTGGGAGCGCACCGTGCTCGCCTTCCTCACCGAGCAGGACGAGGGGGGTGCCCGGTGA
- a CDS encoding FAD-binding protein yields the protein MSTWSDEFDLVVVGSGGGGMTAALAAVDAGLSVVVIEKGAKFGGSTGISGGGIWVPNNPTLRKAGHDDSRASVLEYLTTITGGKVPATRLAAYVDHGPAAMELLERSKWVRFAWTKGYADYHPELAGGRPQGRSIEAKPFDTRKLGEDEAHQRPNNLKGPLGLWVTAKDYHDLAMVKRTWQGRRASLRAAWRVSSNVVRRRHMATGGRALVARMRMALKDAGIPLWLETTMTSLVVEDGSVTGIVATRDGAEVRIRGRRGVLLAAGGFDHNPAMRERHLPPGARPDHSLGAVENTGDAITAGQAAGGAVDLMDDAWWMPSVTHPAGATIPLVSERAIPGQVIVGTDGKRFTNEASPYVNFVHDQLASGNEKAWLVMDSRARSRYPFAQILPGAPFPQGFYDQGIVHRADTVAELAAAIGVPADTLRATVDRFNGYARAGRDEEFGRGESAHDRYYGDPTLANPNLDVIDRAPYYAVRIEVGDLGTKGGLVTDDRGRVLREDGTVVAGLYATGNCAASVMGNDYAGPGATIGPSIVFGYLAARHAAGLSDDRKTPPAAAAPGATVQSHR from the coding sequence GTGAGCACCTGGAGCGACGAGTTCGACCTCGTCGTCGTCGGCAGCGGCGGTGGCGGCATGACGGCGGCGCTGGCCGCCGTCGATGCCGGCCTGTCGGTGGTGGTGATCGAGAAGGGCGCCAAGTTCGGCGGCAGCACCGGCATCTCCGGCGGCGGCATCTGGGTGCCCAACAACCCCACCCTGCGCAAGGCGGGGCACGACGACTCACGCGCGTCGGTGCTCGAGTACCTCACCACGATCACCGGCGGGAAGGTCCCCGCGACCCGGCTGGCGGCGTACGTCGACCACGGCCCGGCCGCGATGGAGCTCCTCGAGCGGTCGAAGTGGGTGAGGTTCGCCTGGACCAAGGGGTACGCCGACTACCACCCCGAGCTCGCCGGCGGCCGCCCGCAGGGCCGGTCCATCGAGGCCAAGCCGTTCGACACCCGCAAGCTGGGGGAGGACGAGGCCCACCAGCGGCCCAACAACTTGAAGGGCCCGCTGGGGCTCTGGGTCACCGCGAAGGACTACCACGACCTCGCCATGGTCAAGCGGACCTGGCAGGGCCGCCGCGCATCGCTGCGGGCGGCCTGGCGGGTCAGCTCGAACGTGGTGCGGCGTCGCCACATGGCGACCGGTGGCCGCGCCCTGGTCGCCCGGATGCGCATGGCGCTCAAGGACGCCGGCATCCCGTTGTGGCTGGAGACCACGATGACCTCGCTGGTCGTCGAGGACGGGAGCGTGACCGGCATCGTCGCCACCCGCGACGGCGCGGAGGTGCGGATCCGCGGCCGCAGGGGCGTCCTGCTCGCCGCCGGCGGCTTCGACCACAACCCGGCGATGCGCGAGCGCCACCTCCCGCCCGGTGCGCGTCCCGACCACAGCCTCGGTGCCGTCGAGAACACCGGCGACGCCATCACCGCGGGCCAGGCGGCCGGCGGCGCGGTCGACCTGATGGACGACGCGTGGTGGATGCCGTCGGTCACGCACCCGGCCGGTGCCACGATCCCGCTCGTCTCCGAGCGCGCGATCCCCGGTCAGGTCATCGTGGGCACGGACGGGAAGCGGTTCACCAACGAGGCCTCGCCGTACGTCAACTTCGTCCACGACCAGCTCGCCAGCGGCAACGAGAAGGCCTGGCTGGTCATGGACTCGCGGGCCCGGTCGCGCTACCCGTTCGCCCAGATCCTGCCGGGAGCCCCCTTCCCGCAAGGCTTCTACGACCAGGGGATCGTGCACCGCGCGGACACGGTGGCGGAGCTGGCGGCCGCGATCGGAGTGCCTGCCGACACCCTGCGGGCGACCGTCGACCGGTTCAACGGGTACGCCCGCGCCGGCAGGGACGAGGAGTTCGGTCGAGGCGAGAGCGCCCACGACCGCTACTACGGAGACCCGACGCTGGCCAACCCGAACCTGGACGTCATCGACCGGGCGCCCTACTACGCCGTACGGATCGAGGTCGGCGACCTCGGGACCAAGGGCGGCCTGGTCACCGACGACCGCGGCCGGGTGCTGCGCGAGGACGGCACGGTCGTCGCCGGGCTCTACGCGACCGGCAACTGTGCCGCGTCGGTGATGGGCAACGACTACGCCGGTCCCGGCGCCACCATCGGCCCCTCCATCGTCTTCGGCTACCTGGCCGCGCGCCACGCCGCCGGCCTCTCCGACGACCGGAAGACCCCGCCCGCCGCAGCCGCGCCGGGTGCCACCGTGCAGAGCCACCGCTGA
- a CDS encoding acyl-CoA dehydrogenase family protein produces MSEVLDQIEARAEEIAALGPSNEKLGRLDDRAAELLRETGVIRMLQPAKYGGAEAHPADFAEAVMRLASLDGSTGWVAGIVGVHPWEMAMCDPRVQEEVWGEDNDTWIASPYAPMGVIRPVDGGYVFNGRWQFSSGTDHCDWIFLGAYLGDEKGEAIMPPRVHHVILPRSDYTIVEDSWDVVGLRGTGSKDIIVEDAFIPDYRVVEFSRFTDGSQPREAGLTNPTYHIPFTTAFPLGITSAVIGIAEGALAAHLAYQRTRVQITGTKVKDDPHVLFAISQAAAEIHASRVTMLDNARRFHDKAERGEEVTFAERAESRRTQVSAAWRAVRAMDEVVARSGGNGMRMDNPIQRFWRDGHMGLAHAIHVPGSVFHVQSLTAMDVTPPPGPMLSMI; encoded by the coding sequence ATGAGTGAGGTGCTCGACCAGATCGAGGCCCGCGCCGAGGAGATCGCCGCGCTGGGCCCCAGCAACGAGAAGCTGGGCCGGCTCGACGACCGCGCCGCCGAGCTGCTGCGCGAGACCGGTGTGATCCGGATGCTGCAGCCTGCGAAGTACGGCGGCGCGGAGGCGCACCCCGCCGACTTCGCCGAGGCCGTGATGCGGCTGGCGAGCCTGGACGGCTCGACCGGCTGGGTCGCCGGCATCGTCGGCGTGCACCCGTGGGAGATGGCGATGTGCGACCCGCGTGTGCAGGAGGAGGTGTGGGGCGAGGACAACGACACGTGGATCGCCTCGCCGTACGCGCCGATGGGAGTGATCCGCCCGGTCGACGGCGGCTACGTCTTCAACGGCCGCTGGCAGTTCTCGTCGGGCACCGACCACTGCGACTGGATCTTCCTCGGTGCCTACCTCGGCGACGAGAAGGGCGAGGCGATCATGCCGCCGCGCGTCCACCACGTGATCCTGCCGCGCTCGGACTACACGATCGTCGAGGACTCCTGGGATGTCGTCGGCCTGCGCGGCACCGGGTCCAAGGACATCATCGTCGAGGACGCGTTCATCCCCGACTACCGCGTCGTCGAGTTCTCGCGGTTCACCGACGGCAGCCAGCCGCGCGAGGCCGGACTGACCAACCCGACGTACCACATCCCGTTCACCACGGCCTTCCCGCTCGGCATCACCTCGGCCGTCATCGGCATCGCCGAGGGCGCGCTCGCGGCGCACCTGGCCTACCAGCGCACCCGGGTCCAGATCACCGGCACCAAGGTGAAGGACGACCCGCACGTGCTGTTCGCGATCAGCCAGGCCGCGGCGGAGATCCACGCGTCGCGGGTGACCATGCTCGACAACGCCCGCCGCTTCCACGACAAGGCCGAGCGCGGCGAGGAGGTGACCTTCGCCGAGCGTGCCGAGTCGCGTCGTACCCAGGTCTCGGCGGCCTGGCGTGCCGTGCGCGCCATGGACGAGGTCGTCGCCCGCTCGGGCGGCAACGGGATGCGGATGGACAACCCGATCCAGCGGTTCTGGCGCGACGGGCACATGGGCCTCGCGCACGCCATCCACGTGCCGGGCTCGGTGTTCCACGTGCAGTCGCTGACCGCGATGGACGTGACCCCGCCGCCCGGACCGATGCTCTCGATGATCTGA
- a CDS encoding VOC family protein, whose amino-acid sequence MTAIRGLGYLIVQSQDLPRWRELTVDCLAMQETTGPVADGLYLRMDERHARLVVLPGDVDRVVAVGWEVRDQFGLAEVAAAVEAAGVPFKELSQEECDERRVEAAIRFDDPAGTPVEVFFGPVLDHSPVLTGHGQRFVTSEQGMGHVVLPTTVVEETVAFYTEVLDFLPRGSIRMGAALPPRRVRFMGVNQRHHSLAVCPAPHGEAPGLVHLMMEVDSLDAVGRALDKVNKAGFSLSSTLGRHTNDKMVSFYVRAPGGWDLEYGCEGMLVDEAFYTAEEITADSYWGHDWSGSEPLAAFLPPA is encoded by the coding sequence ATGACCGCGATCCGTGGCCTCGGCTACCTGATCGTGCAGAGCCAGGACCTGCCCCGCTGGCGCGAGCTGACGGTGGACTGCCTGGCGATGCAGGAGACCACCGGGCCGGTGGCCGACGGCCTCTACCTGCGCATGGACGAGCGGCACGCGCGGCTCGTCGTGCTGCCCGGCGACGTCGACCGCGTGGTCGCCGTCGGCTGGGAGGTGCGCGACCAGTTCGGCCTCGCCGAGGTCGCCGCCGCCGTCGAGGCCGCGGGCGTGCCGTTCAAGGAGCTCAGCCAGGAGGAGTGCGACGAGCGCCGGGTCGAGGCGGCGATCCGCTTCGACGACCCGGCCGGTACGCCGGTCGAGGTCTTCTTCGGCCCGGTCCTCGACCACAGCCCGGTCCTCACCGGCCACGGGCAGAGGTTCGTCACCAGCGAGCAGGGGATGGGCCACGTCGTCCTCCCGACCACGGTGGTCGAGGAGACGGTCGCGTTCTACACCGAGGTCCTCGACTTCCTGCCGCGCGGCTCGATCCGGATGGGCGCGGCCCTGCCGCCGCGCCGGGTGCGCTTCATGGGCGTCAACCAGCGCCACCACAGCCTCGCCGTCTGCCCCGCGCCGCACGGCGAGGCACCCGGCCTGGTGCACCTGATGATGGAGGTCGACAGCCTGGACGCGGTCGGCCGCGCCCTCGACAAGGTCAACAAGGCCGGCTTCTCCTTGTCCTCGACCCTGGGCCGGCACACCAACGACAAGATGGTGTCGTTCTACGTGCGCGCGCCCGGCGGCTGGGACCTGGAGTACGGCTGCGAGGGCATGCTCGTCGACGAGGCGTTCTACACCGCCGAGGAGATCACCGCCGACAGCTACTGGGGCCACGACTGGTCCGGCTCCGAGCCGCTCGCCGCCTTCCTCCCGCCGGCGTGA